From a region of the Mycobacterium intracellulare ATCC 13950 genome:
- a CDS encoding O-methyltransferase has product MSEKPTPHDVDAFLDSTVVGDDPSLTAALEASNAAGLPPIAVSVQQGKFLSLLAGAIGARRILEIGTLGGFSTIWLARGAGPQGRVVTLEYEPKHAEVARGNLKRAGVADRVEVIVGAALETLPTVTGPFDLIFIDADKENNLAYVEWAVRLARPGAVVVVDNVIRDGRILRPDSDDARVRATRETLQAMGEHPRLDTAVIQTVGAKHWDGFALALVQ; this is encoded by the coding sequence ATGAGCGAGAAACCGACCCCCCACGACGTCGACGCATTCCTGGACAGCACGGTGGTGGGCGACGATCCGTCCTTGACCGCGGCGCTCGAGGCCAGCAACGCGGCCGGCCTACCGCCGATCGCGGTCTCGGTACAACAGGGAAAGTTCCTGAGCCTGCTCGCCGGCGCCATCGGCGCGCGGCGCATCCTCGAGATCGGCACCCTGGGCGGCTTCAGCACCATCTGGTTGGCGCGTGGCGCCGGGCCGCAGGGCCGCGTGGTGACGCTGGAGTACGAGCCGAAGCACGCCGAGGTGGCGCGGGGCAACTTGAAGCGCGCCGGCGTCGCCGATCGGGTGGAGGTGATCGTCGGCGCGGCGCTGGAAACGCTGCCGACGGTCACCGGACCCTTCGATCTGATCTTCATCGACGCCGACAAGGAGAACAACCTGGCGTATGTGGAGTGGGCGGTCCGATTGGCCCGGCCCGGTGCGGTCGTGGTGGTGGACAACGTGATTCGAGACGGGCGGATTCTGCGGCCGGATTCCGACGATGCCCGGGTGCGGGCGACCCGCGAGACGCTGCAGGCGATGGGCGAGCACCCGCGGCTGGACACCGCGGTGATCCAGACGGTGGGGGCCAAGCACTGGGACGGCTTCGCCTTGGCGCTGGTGCAGTAG
- the mymT gene encoding copper-binding metallothionein MymT, with protein sequence MATYEAGTLLTCGHEGCGCRVRIEVPCHCSGAGEGYRCTCGDALTPVE encoded by the coding sequence ATGGCAACTTACGAAGCCGGGACCCTGCTGACGTGCGGTCACGAAGGCTGCGGCTGCCGTGTCCGCATCGAGGTGCCCTGCCACTGCTCGGGCGCCGGCGAGGGCTACCGCTGCACGTGCGGCGACGCGCTGACCCCCGTGGAGTAA
- a CDS encoding glycoside hydrolase family 3 protein, with protein sequence MSDPDERAREIEAQMTDDERFSLLVSVMGAGDLWPVRDERIPADTPMSAGYVPGIPRLGVPPLRMSDAGLGVTNPGYRPGDTATALPAGLALAAGFDPALARSAGEVIGSEARSRGFNVQLAGAMNLARDPRNGRNFEYLSEDPLLTAAMIAESIDGIQRHGVISTVKHYSLNCNETNRHFLDAVIDPDAHRESDLLAFEIAIERAQPGAVMTAYNKVNGVYAAANDVLINEVLKGAWAYRGWVMSDWGATPSWECALAGLDQECGAQIDALLWQAEAFGAPLRDAYAEGRLPRERLSDMVRRILRSMFAVGIDRDAAPPDPDRAAHNEIALRIARQGAVLLTNRGALPLTPEPGMRIAVIGGYAHLGVPAGYGSSTVVPDGGYAGVVPIGGAGLEAGLRNLYLLPSSPLQELRNQLPRAQIEFDPGISPAEAALAARLADVAIVFAVRAEGEGYDLADLSLPWGQDEMIAAVAAANPNTVVVLETGNPVSMPWRDAVNAVVQAWYPGQAGARAIAEILTGRVNPSGRLPITFPADLDQTPRPRLPGVGTPWGTASTIEYFEGADVGYRWYAANGHVPMFAFGHGLSYTRFDYRDLVVTGGETITASFTVVNAGDRAGADVPQLYVTAEPGGPCLRLLGFERIELEPGASRRLRIEADPRLLARYDGGAGCWRIEAGDYAAAVGISALAMRLAAGVELTGRTFGR encoded by the coding sequence GTGAGCGATCCCGACGAGAGGGCCCGCGAGATCGAAGCCCAGATGACCGACGACGAGCGGTTCTCCCTGCTGGTCTCGGTGATGGGCGCCGGCGACCTGTGGCCGGTGCGCGACGAACGCATCCCGGCGGACACGCCGATGAGCGCGGGGTACGTGCCCGGGATTCCCCGCCTCGGGGTGCCGCCCCTGCGGATGAGCGATGCCGGTCTGGGCGTCACCAACCCCGGCTACCGTCCGGGCGACACGGCCACCGCGCTGCCGGCCGGGCTGGCGCTGGCCGCGGGTTTCGATCCGGCGCTGGCCCGGTCCGCAGGCGAAGTGATCGGCTCAGAGGCGCGCAGCCGCGGATTCAACGTGCAGCTCGCCGGGGCGATGAACCTCGCGCGCGACCCGCGCAACGGCCGCAACTTCGAATACCTTTCCGAGGACCCGCTTTTGACCGCCGCGATGATCGCGGAGTCGATCGACGGCATTCAGCGCCACGGCGTCATCTCGACGGTCAAGCACTACTCGCTGAACTGCAACGAGACCAATCGGCACTTCCTGGACGCGGTCATCGATCCCGACGCGCACCGCGAGTCCGACCTGCTCGCCTTCGAGATCGCGATCGAGCGGGCGCAACCGGGCGCCGTGATGACCGCCTACAACAAGGTCAACGGCGTCTACGCCGCGGCGAACGATGTCCTGATCAACGAGGTGCTCAAGGGCGCCTGGGCGTATCGCGGTTGGGTCATGTCCGACTGGGGCGCCACGCCGAGCTGGGAGTGTGCGCTGGCCGGCCTCGATCAGGAGTGCGGCGCCCAGATCGACGCGCTGCTGTGGCAGGCCGAGGCCTTCGGCGCGCCGCTGCGCGACGCGTACGCCGAGGGCAGGCTGCCCAGGGAGCGGTTGTCGGACATGGTCCGACGGATCCTGCGGTCCATGTTCGCCGTCGGTATCGACCGCGACGCCGCGCCGCCGGATCCGGATCGGGCCGCGCACAACGAGATTGCGCTGCGCATCGCCCGCCAGGGGGCCGTGTTGCTGACCAACCGGGGAGCGCTCCCGTTGACGCCCGAGCCGGGCATGCGCATCGCCGTCATCGGCGGATACGCGCACCTGGGCGTGCCGGCCGGCTATGGTTCGAGCACCGTCGTTCCCGACGGCGGCTACGCGGGCGTGGTCCCGATCGGCGGCGCGGGGCTGGAGGCCGGGCTGCGCAACCTGTACCTGCTGCCGTCGTCGCCGTTGCAGGAGTTGCGAAACCAGTTGCCGCGGGCGCAGATCGAATTCGACCCTGGCATCAGTCCGGCCGAGGCGGCGCTGGCGGCGCGGCTCGCCGATGTCGCGATCGTGTTCGCGGTGCGCGCGGAAGGGGAGGGATACGATCTCGCCGACCTGTCGCTGCCCTGGGGCCAGGACGAAATGATCGCGGCGGTGGCGGCGGCCAACCCCAATACCGTGGTGGTGCTCGAGACCGGCAACCCGGTGAGCATGCCGTGGCGCGACGCGGTGAATGCCGTTGTGCAGGCGTGGTATCCGGGTCAGGCCGGCGCCCGGGCGATCGCCGAGATCCTCACCGGCCGGGTCAATCCTTCGGGCCGGCTTCCGATCACCTTTCCCGCCGATCTGGACCAGACGCCTCGCCCGCGGCTACCCGGTGTCGGCACGCCGTGGGGGACCGCGAGCACGATCGAATACTTCGAGGGCGCCGATGTCGGCTATCGATGGTATGCGGCCAACGGCCACGTCCCGATGTTCGCCTTCGGTCATGGCCTGTCCTACACCAGGTTTGACTACCGTGACCTGGTGGTCACCGGCGGGGAGACCATCACGGCCAGTTTCACCGTCGTCAATGCCGGCGACCGCGCCGGGGCCGACGTGCCGCAGCTGTACGTGACGGCGGAGCCCGGCGGACCGTGCCTGCGGCTGCTGGGATTCGAGCGGATCGAGTTAGAACCGGGCGCCAGCCGCCGGCTGAGGATCGAGGCCGATCCGCGCCTGCTCGCACGCTACGACGGCGGCGCCGGATGCTGGCGGATCGAGGCGGGCGATTACGCGGCGGCCGTGGGCATTTCGGCGTTGGCCATGCGGCTCGCGGCCGGGGTCGAACTGACCGGCCGTACGTTCGGGCGATGA
- a CDS encoding TIGR04338 family metallohydrolase — protein sequence MTPGNSPRRDSQRSRVYAAEEFVRTLFDRAAQHGSPAVDFFGTQLTLPPEGRFGSVASAQRYVDDVLALPAVRSRWPGVAPLRVRPRRAATAAHYENQDGAGVIAVPDRDTADWALRELVMLHEVAHHLCRAEPPHGREFVATICELTELVMGPEVGHVLRVVYAKEGVR from the coding sequence GTGACTCCCGGGAACTCCCCGCGGCGGGATTCTCAACGCTCCAGGGTCTATGCGGCCGAGGAATTCGTCCGCACGTTGTTCGACCGCGCCGCCCAGCACGGTTCACCCGCCGTGGACTTCTTCGGCACACAATTGACGCTGCCGCCGGAGGGCCGATTCGGCTCGGTGGCCTCCGCCCAGCGCTACGTGGACGACGTGCTGGCGCTGCCGGCGGTGCGCAGCCGGTGGCCCGGGGTGGCCCCGTTGCGGGTCCGGCCGCGCCGGGCCGCCACCGCCGCGCACTACGAAAACCAGGACGGCGCAGGCGTTATCGCGGTCCCCGACCGTGACACCGCCGACTGGGCGCTGCGTGAGCTGGTGATGTTGCACGAAGTGGCGCATCATTTGTGCCGGGCCGAGCCGCCGCACGGCCGCGAGTTCGTCGCGACGATCTGCGAGTTGACGGAGCTGGTGATGGGACCCGAAGTGGGGCATGTGCTGCGCGTCGTCTACGCCAAAGAGGGTGTGCGGTGA
- a CDS encoding DUF2786 domain-containing protein: MTDDKMLARIAALLRQAEGTDNSHEADAFMSAAQRLATAASIDLAVARSHSAQRSAAQAPTQRTITIGAAGTKGLRTYVQLFVLIAAANDVRCDVASNSTFVYAYGFAEDIDASHALYASLVVQMVRASDAYLASGAHRPTPTITARLNFQLAFGARVGQRLAEARDEARREATKDRQRAPGTAIALRDKEVELVDYYRGASKARGTWQASRASAGYSSAARRAGDRAGKRARLGNSPELPGARSALSG, translated from the coding sequence ATGACTGACGACAAGATGCTGGCGCGCATCGCCGCGCTGCTGCGTCAGGCCGAAGGCACCGACAACTCCCACGAGGCCGACGCGTTCATGTCGGCCGCGCAGCGGCTCGCGACGGCCGCGTCCATCGACCTCGCGGTGGCGCGCTCCCATTCGGCCCAGCGTTCGGCCGCGCAGGCCCCGACGCAGCGCACCATCACCATCGGCGCGGCGGGCACCAAGGGGTTGCGGACCTACGTTCAGCTCTTCGTGCTGATCGCCGCGGCCAACGACGTGCGGTGCGACGTCGCGTCCAATTCGACGTTCGTCTACGCCTACGGGTTTGCCGAGGACATCGACGCCAGCCACGCCCTGTACGCCAGCCTGGTTGTGCAAATGGTGCGCGCGTCGGACGCCTACCTCGCCTCGGGCGCGCACCGTCCCACGCCGACGATCACCGCCCGGCTCAACTTTCAGCTGGCCTTCGGGGCGCGTGTGGGCCAACGGCTGGCCGAGGCCCGCGACGAGGCCCGGCGGGAAGCCACCAAGGACCGGCAACGTGCGCCGGGAACCGCTATCGCCTTGCGGGACAAGGAGGTTGAGCTCGTGGACTACTACCGCGGTGCGTCCAAGGCGCGCGGCACCTGGCAGGCCAGTCGAGCCTCGGCCGGGTATTCCTCGGCGGCGCGGCGCGCGGGCGACCGGGCCGGCAAGCGAGCGCGGCTCGGCAACAGCCCGGAACTCCCCGGGGCGCGGAGCGCGCTGAGCGGGTGA
- a CDS encoding alpha/beta hydrolase, which produces MNRTERSFDGFGGVRIVYDVWTPDTPPRAVVVLAHGLGEYARRYDHVAQCFGEAGLVTYALDHRGHGRSGGKRAVVRDIHEYTTDFDTLVGIATREHHGLKCVVLGHSMGGGIVFAYGVERPDNYDLMVLSGPAVAAQDQVSPLLALAAKVLGAVVPGLPAQDLDVDAISRDPAVVAAYKSDPLVYHGKVPAGIGRALLQVGETMPQRAPALTAPLLVVHGSEDRLIPVAGSRRLVECVGSTDVELKVYPGLYHEVFNEPEREQVLDDVVSWITARL; this is translated from the coding sequence ATGAACCGCACCGAACGCAGTTTCGACGGATTCGGCGGTGTGCGCATCGTCTACGACGTCTGGACCCCCGACACGCCGCCGCGGGCGGTCGTGGTGCTGGCGCACGGTCTCGGCGAGTACGCCCGCCGCTACGACCACGTCGCCCAGTGCTTCGGGGAGGCGGGCCTGGTCACCTACGCGCTGGACCATCGCGGGCACGGCCGCTCGGGCGGCAAACGGGCGGTGGTGCGTGACATCCACGAGTACACCACCGACTTCGACACCCTGGTCGGCATCGCCACGCGCGAACACCACGGCCTCAAGTGCGTCGTGCTGGGCCACAGCATGGGCGGGGGGATCGTCTTCGCCTACGGCGTCGAGCGCCCGGACAACTACGACCTGATGGTGCTGTCGGGGCCCGCGGTGGCGGCCCAGGACCAGGTGTCACCGCTGCTGGCCCTGGCCGCCAAGGTGCTGGGGGCCGTCGTGCCCGGCCTGCCGGCGCAGGACCTCGACGTCGACGCCATCTCGCGCGATCCCGCGGTGGTGGCGGCCTACAAGAGCGATCCGCTGGTGTACCACGGCAAGGTTCCGGCCGGCATCGGCCGCGCGTTGCTGCAGGTCGGCGAGACGATGCCGCAGCGGGCGCCGGCGCTGACGGCGCCGTTGCTGGTGGTGCACGGGTCCGAGGACCGGTTGATTCCCGTCGCCGGCAGCCGTCGGCTCGTCGAGTGCGTCGGGTCCACCGACGTCGAGCTGAAGGTGTATCCCGGCCTGTATCACGAGGTCTTCAATGAGCCCGAGCGCGAGCAGGTGCTCGACGATGTCGTCTCCTGGATCACCGCTCGGCTGTGA
- a CDS encoding alpha/beta hydrolase domain-containing protein, whose product MTNSTALVTAAPGKPLLLLSAYDLADVGYRVKEFFVSATASSYTPVSELGPDGRWDVTPSGSADFTTRIVVLTPTDPARFNGTVLVEWLNVSGGIDAPAVWMMAHREIIRSGYAYVGVSAQRVGVEGGDSLLGADMSLKTQDPQRYAPLHHPGDAFCYDIFSQIGGLLKCDEGRALLGDLPVRRVIALGESQSAMFLTTYINAVDPLARTYDGFLVHSRFGSAAPLDGTSIFAETEEPQGVAFRPELRVPLLTVVTETDVFGGARQGYYFARQPDSNYLRVWEIAGAAHADNYTIQVAFIDSGSAPLADIAAAYTPTNMLMGQQLAHCINFGPQHHYVVQAALAALNTWVASGEPAPSAEPLKARETEGPQPVLDGNGLARGGLRTPWVDVPVARTSGLGGEESIMSMIFGSGELFDAATLRRLYPGGSTEYLERFTGALDAAIRSGFILAADRAEILELAAATYPGARS is encoded by the coding sequence ATGACGAATTCCACCGCCCTGGTCACGGCCGCGCCCGGCAAGCCGCTGCTGCTGCTGAGCGCCTATGACCTCGCCGACGTGGGCTACCGCGTCAAGGAATTCTTCGTTTCCGCGACGGCGTCGTCCTATACTCCGGTGTCCGAGTTGGGACCCGATGGCCGCTGGGACGTAACACCCTCGGGCTCCGCCGATTTCACGACGCGGATCGTGGTGTTGACACCCACCGATCCGGCGCGATTCAACGGAACCGTGCTGGTCGAATGGCTCAACGTGAGCGGCGGCATCGACGCTCCCGCGGTATGGATGATGGCGCACCGCGAAATCATCCGGTCGGGCTACGCCTACGTCGGGGTCTCGGCGCAGCGGGTGGGGGTCGAGGGCGGCGACAGCCTGCTCGGCGCGGACATGTCGCTGAAAACCCAGGACCCACAACGGTATGCGCCCCTACACCACCCGGGCGACGCCTTCTGCTACGACATCTTCTCCCAGATCGGCGGCCTGCTCAAATGCGACGAGGGCCGGGCCCTGCTGGGGGATCTGCCCGTGCGGCGCGTCATCGCGCTGGGCGAATCGCAATCGGCCATGTTCCTCACGACCTACATCAACGCCGTCGACCCGTTGGCCCGCACCTACGACGGGTTCCTCGTCCATTCCCGTTTCGGCTCAGCCGCCCCGCTCGACGGAACCTCGATCTTCGCGGAAACCGAAGAGCCGCAAGGGGTTGCGTTCCGCCCGGAGCTGCGCGTCCCGCTGCTGACGGTCGTCACGGAAACCGACGTGTTCGGCGGAGCCCGGCAGGGCTACTACTTCGCCCGCCAGCCCGACAGCAACTACCTGCGGGTCTGGGAGATCGCCGGCGCCGCCCACGCCGACAACTACACCATCCAGGTCGCGTTCATCGACAGCGGGTCGGCGCCGCTCGCGGACATCGCCGCCGCCTACACGCCGACCAACATGCTGATGGGCCAGCAGTTGGCGCACTGCATCAACTTCGGGCCGCAACACCACTATGTGGTGCAGGCCGCGCTCGCCGCCCTCAACACGTGGGTCGCCAGCGGCGAGCCGGCGCCGAGCGCGGAACCCCTTAAGGCCCGGGAAACCGAAGGGCCGCAACCGGTTCTGGATGGCAACGGCCTCGCCCGCGGAGGGCTCAGGACCCCCTGGGTGGACGTGCCGGTCGCCCGGACGTCGGGGCTGGGTGGCGAGGAAAGCATCATGTCCATGATCTTCGGCTCCGGCGAGCTTTTCGACGCCGCCACGCTGCGCCGGCTCTATCCCGGCGGGAGCACGGAATACCTGGAGCGCTTCACCGGCGCGCTCGACGCGGCGATCCGCTCCGGATTCATTCTGGCGGCCGACCGCGCCGAGATCCTGGAGCTCGCCGCCGCGACGTACCCCGGCGCGCGGTCCTAG
- a CDS encoding NAD(P)H-dependent amine dehydrogenase family protein gives MLKVGVWGPGSMGVVALRGVIDHPELQLVDVVVHSDAKAGRDAGELCGIAPVGVVATQDPAAMLAGDADAVVYAAAANLRPLDAVEDMVSILRAGKNVVSCSVVPLVFPDAVDAAFTEPLRQAAIDGGVSFFTTGIDSGFANDVLPLMLTGVSRVIESVRVTEMFNYATYPDRSAVYEILGFGQQPDYPAFAAQPGIFTFGWGPVLHQLAAGLGVKIDNIEEANERIPAGESFDTPTGHIAAGTIAAMRSTLTGYVGGKPTFVLDHVTRMRDDIAPDWPQPRICIEPKDLGYGPASGRGLYRVEIEGSPSMRCEFEMAEDHDHDLGARIAGSSRMVNAIPAVCAAAPGLLSALDLPLITGNGLLRPVPGPPPDSRLF, from the coding sequence GTGTTGAAGGTGGGGGTGTGGGGGCCCGGGTCCATGGGAGTGGTCGCCCTGCGTGGCGTGATCGACCATCCGGAGCTGCAACTGGTCGACGTCGTGGTGCACAGCGATGCCAAGGCCGGCCGAGATGCCGGGGAGCTGTGCGGCATTGCGCCGGTGGGCGTGGTGGCCACCCAGGATCCGGCGGCCATGCTCGCCGGCGACGCCGACGCCGTGGTGTACGCCGCCGCCGCCAACCTGCGGCCGCTGGACGCCGTCGAGGACATGGTGTCGATCCTGCGGGCCGGAAAGAACGTGGTGTCGTGTTCGGTGGTGCCGCTGGTCTTTCCCGACGCCGTCGACGCCGCGTTCACCGAGCCGCTGCGCCAGGCCGCGATCGACGGCGGGGTGTCGTTCTTCACCACCGGCATCGACTCCGGATTCGCCAACGACGTTCTGCCGCTGATGCTTACCGGCGTGTCGCGGGTGATCGAATCGGTGCGCGTGACCGAGATGTTCAACTACGCGACCTACCCGGACCGCTCCGCCGTCTACGAGATCCTCGGGTTCGGGCAGCAACCGGACTACCCGGCCTTCGCGGCCCAGCCGGGGATTTTCACCTTCGGCTGGGGGCCCGTGTTGCACCAGCTCGCCGCCGGGTTGGGGGTCAAGATCGACAACATCGAGGAGGCCAACGAGCGGATCCCCGCCGGCGAATCTTTCGACACGCCAACGGGGCACATCGCGGCCGGAACGATCGCGGCCATGCGCTCGACGCTGACCGGTTACGTCGGGGGGAAACCGACCTTCGTCCTCGACCACGTGACGCGCATGCGCGACGACATCGCCCCGGACTGGCCCCAGCCCCGCATCTGCATCGAGCCGAAGGACCTCGGTTACGGCCCGGCGTCCGGCCGCGGGTTGTACCGCGTCGAGATCGAGGGTTCCCCCAGCATGCGCTGCGAATTCGAGATGGCCGAAGACCACGACCACGACCTGGGGGCGCGCATCGCGGGCTCCTCGAGGATGGTCAACGCCATCCCCGCCGTGTGCGCCGCCGCGCCCGGGCTGCTCTCCGCGCTGGACCTGCCGCTGATCACCGGGAACGGCCTGTTGCGTCCGGTGCCGGGCCCGCCGCCCGACAGCAGGCTGTTCTAG
- a CDS encoding MarR family transcriptional regulator, protein MAQARGEPRPKSPPTARVMDVLAALANSPGGLTSAELAKRCAISTSTCALVLAELERRAWVARRGDRRYVLGSGLFGLVHGLREQFPLLDRGRDALRFLHDRLGAGCSMSKIGARHLITVDTVGHGTDGEHAVGQRFPIDPPFGLVAMAWRDEDFVQAWLHRVMPRLTRAEISEHQRVLADIRARGYGAWRFDDTHQSLHHRLAEVLASLEPTAHVTRQLTTLMTMVTLRSVTDVLETDLATAEFVVLPIFSPDGQPEYQIEIHLGHATGLTLPELDAALRHAQRLLTAAVG, encoded by the coding sequence ATGGCGCAGGCGCGCGGCGAACCACGCCCCAAATCGCCGCCGACGGCGCGGGTGATGGATGTCCTTGCCGCCCTGGCGAATTCGCCGGGTGGGCTCACATCGGCGGAACTGGCAAAACGTTGCGCCATCAGCACCTCGACGTGCGCCCTCGTGCTGGCCGAGTTGGAACGGCGCGCCTGGGTGGCGCGGCGCGGGGATCGTCGCTACGTGCTGGGCAGCGGGCTGTTCGGGCTGGTGCACGGGCTGCGCGAGCAGTTTCCGCTGCTGGACCGCGGGCGCGACGCGCTGCGCTTCCTGCACGACAGGCTCGGCGCGGGCTGCTCGATGTCGAAGATCGGCGCCCGGCACCTGATCACCGTCGACACGGTCGGCCACGGCACCGACGGCGAACACGCTGTGGGCCAGCGCTTCCCCATCGACCCGCCCTTCGGCCTGGTGGCCATGGCCTGGCGCGACGAGGATTTCGTCCAGGCCTGGCTGCATCGCGTGATGCCCCGGCTCACCCGCGCCGAAATCTCCGAGCACCAGCGTGTGCTCGCCGATATCCGTGCCCGCGGCTATGGCGCGTGGCGCTTCGACGACACCCACCAGTCGCTGCACCATCGGCTGGCCGAGGTGCTGGCCTCGCTGGAGCCGACGGCCCACGTCACGCGTCAGCTCACCACGCTGATGACGATGGTGACGCTGCGGTCGGTCACCGATGTCCTCGAAACGGACTTGGCCACCGCCGAATTCGTCGTGCTGCCGATCTTCTCCCCCGATGGCCAGCCGGAGTATCAGATCGAGATCCACCTGGGCCACGCCACCGGGTTGACCCTGCCCGAGCTCGACGCCGCGCTCCGCCACGCCCAGCGGCTGCTCACCGCGGCGGTCGGCTGA
- a CDS encoding pirin family protein — translation MSATAEIRRAADRAVTTTPWLTSRHSFSFGDHYDPDNTHYGLLLVNNDDIVSPGTGFDTHPHRDMEIVTWVLRGELSHRDSTGNHGVVYPGLAQRMSAGSGILHSERNDSPSEPVHFVQMWVVPDESGIDPSYQQHEIDPKMLDDNLVTIASGIPTHDAAITLHNRHAALHGTRLRAGAAAHLPAAPYLHLFLARGRVSVEGIGELHAGDAVRLTDADGRRAAASEPSELLLWEMHAKLGD, via the coding sequence ATGTCTGCCACCGCGGAGATCCGCCGCGCGGCCGATCGGGCCGTCACCACCACGCCGTGGTTGACCTCCCGGCACTCGTTCTCCTTCGGCGACCACTACGACCCGGACAACACCCACTACGGGTTGCTGTTGGTCAACAACGACGACATCGTCTCCCCCGGAACGGGATTCGACACGCACCCGCACCGGGACATGGAAATCGTGACCTGGGTGCTGCGCGGCGAACTGTCCCATCGCGACTCCACCGGCAACCACGGGGTCGTCTATCCCGGACTGGCGCAACGCATGTCGGCCGGCAGCGGCATCCTGCACTCCGAGCGCAACGACTCCCCCAGCGAGCCGGTGCATTTCGTGCAGATGTGGGTGGTACCCGACGAGTCCGGCATCGACCCGAGCTACCAACAGCACGAGATCGACCCGAAAATGCTGGACGACAACCTGGTGACGATCGCCTCAGGCATCCCCACCCACGACGCGGCCATCACCCTGCACAACCGCCACGCCGCGCTGCACGGCACGCGCCTGCGGGCCGGGGCGGCCGCGCACCTCCCGGCCGCGCCCTACCTGCATCTTTTCCTGGCCCGCGGCCGGGTCAGCGTCGAAGGGATCGGGGAGTTGCACGCGGGCGACGCCGTGCGATTGACCGACGCCGACGGCCGCCGCGCGGCGGCGAGCGAGCCCTCGGAACTGCTGCTGTGGGAGATGCACGCCAAGCTGGGCGACTGA
- a CDS encoding YhgE/Pip domain-containing protein — MPQSHAQHAAPNPKHNIKAIRTVRFWAAPLIITLALMSALCALYLGGILNPSTNLHHFPIAVVNEDAGPGGAQITDRLVNGLDKNKFDVRVLSRGEAKRQLDTGRVYGSVVIPPSFSSKLRDFGTSAVAPIRAERPSITVSTNPRAGTLGASIAGQTLSTAMGMANGIAGQRVTAEVAAQTGGAPLPGAAQVGLAAPIEIQSVVYNPLPNGTGNGLSAFYYALLLLLAGFTGSIVVSTLVDALLGYVPAEFGPVYRFAEQVRISRFQTLLLKWAMMVLLGLLTSAVYVWIADALGMPIDLSWQLWAFGVFAIAAVGITSSSLLSVLGTAGMLVSMLIFVILGLPSAGATVPLEATPSFFRWLAEFEPMHQVFLGARSLLYFGGRGDAGLSQALTMTAVGLVIGLLLGGIVTHLYDRKGFHRIQGAAALALAQEHQAQHKARRGKRAEPAATESAPAATESTPDVAEPESSSEQT; from the coding sequence ATGCCTCAGTCGCACGCGCAGCACGCGGCGCCCAATCCCAAGCACAACATCAAGGCGATCCGCACCGTGCGGTTCTGGGCGGCGCCCCTGATCATCACGTTGGCGCTGATGTCGGCGCTGTGCGCGCTCTACCTCGGCGGCATCTTGAACCCGAGCACCAACCTGCACCATTTCCCCATCGCGGTGGTGAACGAGGACGCCGGCCCCGGGGGCGCGCAGATCACCGACCGGCTGGTCAATGGGTTGGACAAGAACAAGTTCGACGTCCGCGTGCTCTCCCGCGGCGAGGCCAAACGTCAACTGGACACGGGCCGGGTCTACGGGTCGGTCGTGATACCGCCCAGCTTCTCGTCCAAGCTGCGGGACTTCGGGACCAGCGCCGTGGCGCCGATCCGCGCCGAACGGCCGTCGATCACCGTCTCCACCAACCCGCGGGCCGGCACGCTGGGCGCGAGCATCGCCGGCCAAACCCTCAGCACGGCCATGGGGATGGCCAACGGCATAGCGGGGCAACGGGTTACGGCGGAGGTCGCCGCGCAGACCGGCGGCGCGCCGCTACCCGGCGCGGCCCAGGTGGGGCTGGCCGCCCCCATCGAGATCCAGTCGGTCGTCTACAACCCGCTGCCCAATGGCACCGGCAACGGACTGTCCGCGTTCTATTACGCGCTGCTGCTCCTGCTTGCCGGGTTCACCGGCAGCATCGTGGTCAGCACGCTGGTCGACGCGCTGCTCGGCTACGTGCCCGCCGAATTCGGCCCGGTGTACCGATTCGCCGAGCAGGTCAGGATCTCGAGATTCCAGACGCTGCTGCTCAAGTGGGCCATGATGGTGCTGCTCGGACTGCTCACCTCGGCGGTGTACGTCTGGATCGCCGACGCGCTCGGCATGCCCATCGATCTCAGTTGGCAACTCTGGGCGTTCGGCGTGTTCGCGATCGCCGCGGTGGGCATCACGTCCAGTTCGCTGCTCTCGGTGCTCGGCACCGCGGGGATGTTGGTGAGCATGCTCATCTTCGTGATCCTCGGCCTGCCGTCGGCCGGAGCCACGGTGCCGCTGGAGGCGACGCCGTCCTTCTTCCGATGGCTGGCCGAATTCGAGCCGATGCATCAGGTTTTCCTGGGCGCGCGATCGCTGCTGTACTTCGGCGGCCGCGGGGATGCGGGCCTGAGCCAGGCGCTGACCATGACGGCGGTGGGCCTCGTCATCGGCCTGCTGCTCGGCGGCATCGTCACGCACCTCTACGACCGCAAGGGCTTTCACCGGATCCAGGGCGCGGCCGCCCTGGCGCTCGCGCAGGAACACCAGGCTCAACACAAGGCCCGCCGCGGCAAGCGGGCCGAGCCCGCCGCCACCGAGTCGGCGCCGGCCGCCACCGAATCAACCCCGGACGTCGCCGAGCCCGAAAGTTCCAGCGAACAAACGTAA